The Sulfurihydrogenibium sp. YO3AOP1 genome has a window encoding:
- a CDS encoding MFS transporter produces the protein MIKKIFAFSLFDFGETILSALVYSTFFPLYISQHIDPKIYAVVYGMTFLISFLFALQLGKIADERAKRKHFFIYFVILTAIFCLSLGLTTSLPVISLIIFSLMSISHQQSFVFYNSLLLNFESKGLASGFGVSLGYVGSAIALIFFAKSLNIPEVYYFVGAIFLIFSMPAVLFLDNPSVKQEFKIKEILKDKAFMLTILAILSLTEVANTLISMMSIYLKNVYGFENVEIYKVIGFSAIGGILGGVFWGKVSDLIGPGRVFSVGFFLWALLLMILPFTPKNYVLLAGFFAGFSLAHLWTVSRVYIIHNFPKEQVSTRMSFLSLTERVASTIGLFLWSFLLWISNDDYKLSAFLMSFIPLSGFFVFLYSKKKYYST, from the coding sequence ATGATTAAAAAAATTTTTGCATTTTCACTTTTTGATTTCGGCGAAACTATTCTTTCGGCATTAGTATACTCAACATTTTTTCCTTTATACATCAGTCAGCATATAGACCCAAAGATTTACGCTGTTGTTTATGGAATGACTTTTTTAATCTCATTTTTGTTTGCATTACAGCTTGGAAAAATTGCAGACGAAAGAGCCAAAAGAAAACATTTTTTTATCTACTTTGTGATTTTAACAGCTATTTTCTGTTTATCCTTAGGCTTAACAACTTCGCTACCTGTCATTTCTTTAATTATTTTCTCTTTAATGTCTATATCACATCAACAAAGCTTTGTTTTTTATAACTCTCTACTTTTAAACTTTGAAAGCAAGGGCTTAGCATCAGGGTTTGGTGTATCCCTTGGTTATGTTGGTTCTGCCATAGCTTTAATATTCTTTGCTAAATCATTAAATATTCCAGAAGTTTATTATTTTGTCGGAGCAATTTTTCTAATTTTTTCAATGCCGGCGGTTTTGTTTTTAGACAATCCATCTGTTAAGCAAGAATTTAAAATTAAAGAAATCTTAAAAGATAAAGCTTTTATGCTGACTATCTTAGCCATACTTAGTTTGACAGAAGTAGCAAACACTTTAATCTCAATGATGAGTATATACTTAAAAAACGTTTATGGTTTTGAAAATGTAGAGATTTACAAAGTTATAGGATTTTCTGCTATTGGTGGAATTTTGGGCGGTGTATTCTGGGGCAAAGTCTCTGATTTAATCGGTCCCGGTAGAGTTTTTTCTGTTGGATTTTTTCTATGGGCATTACTTTTGATGATTTTACCTTTTACACCAAAAAACTATGTTCTTTTAGCAGGATTTTTTGCCGGTTTTTCTTTAGCACATCTTTGGACTGTTTCAAGAGTTTATATAATCCATAATTTTCCAAAGGAGCAAGTATCAACAAGAATGTCTTTTTTGTCTCTTACTGAAAGAGTAGCTTCAACCATTGGTTTATTTTTATGGTCTTTTTTGCTTTGGATTAGTAACGATGATTATAAACTTTCTGCCTTTTTGATGTCTTTTATTCCGTTATCCGGATTTTTTGTTTTTCTGTACTCTAAAAAGAAATATTATTCAACATAG
- a CDS encoding ABC transporter permease, with amino-acid sequence MGVINSLIEHTGNITIFFLRTLLSFKKFPKIKHILKYMEDIGVNAAPLIVLTGFFTGGVLVVETYPTFHKFNAEFLMGALVSLSLARELSPVLVALLVTARSGSAIAANIGTMRITEQIDALEVMAVDPMRYLVAPRIITAILMVPFLTVLSYTSGVIGGYFTSVYVYGINEYMYWEKLKDFTELKDIMGGLYKSAVFGVILVTITAYFGYITKGGAEGVGRSTTTAVVVASVVILILDYFLTALIY; translated from the coding sequence ATGGGTGTAATAAATTCTTTAATAGAGCATACAGGAAACATAACAATTTTTTTTCTTAGAACGTTATTATCTTTTAAAAAATTTCCAAAGATAAAACATATACTTAAATACATGGAAGATATTGGTGTCAATGCTGCACCTTTGATAGTATTAACTGGATTTTTTACTGGTGGTGTTTTAGTTGTAGAGACTTATCCAACCTTTCATAAATTCAACGCTGAGTTTTTGATGGGAGCTTTGGTATCATTGTCTCTTGCAAGAGAATTATCGCCTGTTTTAGTAGCTCTTTTAGTTACTGCAAGGTCTGGTTCTGCAATTGCTGCAAATATAGGCACAATGAGAATAACGGAGCAGATAGATGCTCTTGAAGTTATGGCAGTAGACCCAATGAGATATCTTGTTGCTCCAAGAATAATTACAGCAATACTAATGGTGCCATTCCTGACAGTTTTATCCTATACAAGCGGTGTAATCGGTGGATACTTTACATCTGTTTATGTTTATGGGATAAATGAATATATGTATTGGGAAAAATTAAAAGATTTTACAGAACTCAAGGATATTATGGGTGGTTTATATAAATCTGCTGTGTTTGGTGTTATTCTTGTTACAATAACAGCTTATTTTGGGTACATTACCAAAGGTGGTGCAGAAGGTGTTGGTAGGTCAACAACAACTGCTGTAGTTGTTGCATCAGTAGTTATATTAATCCTTGACTATTTCCTAACTGCACTTATTTACTGA
- the dnaB gene encoding replicative DNA helicase: protein METLKDLPFLPYDEDAERAILGSLIVYPEITDSVLTKLKIDDFYLQKHKIIYETIIDLFNQGKPLEIIILKDGLEKKGKLEFVGGISYLYQLSEESVPPDIAFQIVDIIKEKSVLRSLIESAQKIIAKAKNKESDINSLLEEAESIIFQVTENKEVVNYYSLGEVLKETLKIINELSKKETVVTGIPTGFYDLDRLTTGFHPGDLVIIAARPGMGKTSFALSILHHLSVVDEVPSAFFSLEMSRQQIAMRLLGEESKIPLKKIRSGFLNESEIEKLTEVALKMINAPLHIDDTASLSILDLKAKARRLKKEKDIKIIVIDYLQLLRSHRRVENRQQEVAEISRGLKALAKELGIPVVALAQLSRQAEMRADKRPQLADLRESGSIEQDADLVLFIHRPEYYKKNPSPQEEGLAEIIIAKQRNGPTGTVHLAFIKEITKFENLAKTSHNIEEDIYEEEQEFIEESEDGVDF, encoded by the coding sequence ATGGAAACTCTAAAGGATTTGCCCTTCCTGCCTTATGATGAGGATGCAGAAAGGGCAATCCTTGGAAGTTTAATCGTTTACCCAGAAATCACAGACTCAGTCCTTACCAAGCTAAAAATTGATGATTTTTATCTTCAAAAACATAAAATCATTTATGAAACTATTATTGATTTATTCAACCAAGGTAAACCTTTAGAAATAATCATTTTAAAAGATGGATTAGAAAAAAAAGGAAAATTAGAATTTGTAGGAGGAATAAGTTATTTATACCAACTTTCCGAAGAAAGCGTTCCGCCTGATATAGCGTTTCAGATTGTTGATATTATCAAAGAAAAATCCGTTTTAAGGTCTTTAATAGAATCTGCACAAAAGATAATTGCCAAAGCAAAAAATAAAGAATCTGATATTAACAGTTTATTAGAGGAAGCAGAAAGTATAATTTTTCAAGTAACAGAAAATAAAGAAGTAGTAAATTATTACAGCCTTGGAGAAGTTTTAAAAGAGACTTTAAAAATAATTAATGAGCTTTCAAAAAAAGAAACAGTAGTCACAGGAATACCAACAGGATTTTATGATTTAGACAGATTAACCACCGGATTTCACCCGGGTGATTTAGTCATAATCGCTGCAAGACCGGGTATGGGAAAAACAAGCTTTGCGTTATCAATTTTACATCATTTATCCGTTGTAGACGAAGTTCCGTCTGCATTTTTCTCATTAGAAATGTCAAGACAACAAATTGCAATGAGACTTCTTGGAGAAGAATCTAAAATTCCACTTAAAAAAATAAGGTCTGGATTTTTAAATGAAAGCGAGATTGAAAAATTAACAGAAGTTGCACTAAAAATGATAAATGCACCATTGCATATAGATGATACTGCCTCTTTATCTATCTTAGATTTAAAAGCAAAGGCAAGAAGGTTAAAGAAAGAAAAAGATATCAAGATAATCGTTATTGACTATCTACAATTACTTCGTTCTCATAGAAGAGTAGAAAATAGACAGCAGGAGGTAGCAGAAATATCAAGAGGGTTAAAGGCTTTAGCAAAAGAGCTTGGAATTCCTGTTGTAGCTTTGGCACAGCTTTCAAGGCAAGCAGAAATGCGAGCGGACAAAAGACCACAGCTTGCAGACTTAAGAGAATCTGGTAGTATTGAGCAAGACGCAGACCTTGTTTTATTCATACATAGACCTGAGTATTACAAGAAAAATCCTTCACCACAAGAAGAAGGTTTAGCGGAGATAATAATTGCAAAACAAAGAAACGGACCAACCGGCACAGTTCATTTAGCATTCATCAAAGAAATAACTAAATTTGAAAATTTAGCTAAAACAAGTCATAATATAGAAGAAGATATTTATGAAGAAGAGCAGGAATTTATAGAAGAGTCTGAAGACGGAGTAGATTTTTAA
- a CDS encoding cupredoxin domain-containing protein: MNFLKIFLVFLISFIFISCTTKTEEKPDVVVDIKVSKEGYQPNVIKLKKGQVVLFRITAVDEGIGQDTSQKYYGHCFYILPPYDIMVENIKQGETKEIKVKMTFPGHHIFTCPYCSDVFPTKGDIYVE, from the coding sequence ATGAACTTTTTAAAAATATTTCTCGTCTTTCTAATAAGTTTTATATTTATATCCTGCACTACTAAAACAGAGGAAAAACCTGATGTTGTTGTTGATATAAAAGTATCAAAAGAAGGCTATCAGCCTAATGTTATTAAGCTAAAAAAAGGTCAGGTTGTACTGTTTAGAATTACAGCCGTTGATGAAGGCATTGGTCAAGATACTTCTCAAAAATACTATGGACACTGTTTTTACATTCTTCCACCATACGATATAATGGTAGAAAACATAAAACAAGGAGAAACTAAAGAAATAAAGGTTAAAATGACATTTCCCGGGCATCATATCTTTACATGTCCTTACTGCTCAGATGTTTTCCCTACAAAGGGGGATATCTATGTTGAATAA
- a CDS encoding LptF/LptG family permease, which translates to MRILDAYIYKKLFVYLLIIFPSFSIVSALIELIEILKKAKTIEFSTLTLYILTKLPENAYYIIPISLIVASFMFINDSIKSREIYPVILNGISLNYISIRIIIFSILVVILQVINLETVMPKTNQIYQTLYLKLKNQQEDEKVKGIAYKMWLKIGENQFLYFDFFDLNSKVGKKLIFISFDKEFNPIYRLEAEDFKVSLDKIEVSNGRLIKINSLDNIIVEKFDKKILDINIDVENIKKIILAKKPVSISELYKIASISQAYGYESYYFWSKFYEKLATVIAPFVLTVFILGFIWTNNKLYITSGFLATVFYWYGTSLISAVAEVGNIPYFSIFFFDVVFLVIGFYMLNSKKVSFS; encoded by the coding sequence ATGCGAATTTTAGATGCTTATATTTACAAAAAGCTTTTTGTATATTTACTTATCATTTTTCCATCTTTCTCAATAGTCTCTGCTTTAATTGAGCTTATTGAGATTTTAAAAAAGGCAAAAACTATAGAATTTAGCACTTTAACTTTGTACATCCTAACAAAGCTTCCTGAAAATGCCTATTATATAATCCCGATTTCTTTAATAGTAGCATCTTTTATGTTTATTAATGACTCAATTAAAAGTAGAGAAATTTATCCAGTTATACTAAATGGAATATCCTTAAATTATATCTCAATAAGAATTATAATTTTTTCAATCTTGGTTGTGATTTTACAGGTCATAAATTTAGAAACCGTTATGCCAAAAACTAATCAGATATATCAAACTTTATATTTAAAGTTAAAAAATCAGCAAGAAGATGAAAAAGTCAAAGGCATAGCTTATAAAATGTGGCTAAAGATAGGGGAAAATCAATTTTTATATTTTGATTTTTTTGATTTAAACTCAAAGGTTGGAAAAAAACTTATATTTATTAGCTTCGATAAGGAGTTTAACCCAATTTACAGATTAGAAGCGGAAGATTTTAAAGTTAGCTTAGATAAAATTGAAGTATCAAACGGAAGATTGATAAAAATAAATAGTTTAGATAACATTATAGTTGAAAAATTTGACAAGAAAATTTTAGATATAAATATTGATGTAGAGAATATAAAAAAAATTATCCTTGCTAAAAAACCTGTGTCAATTTCAGAGCTATATAAAATAGCTTCCATATCTCAAGCTTATGGTTATGAATCATATTATTTTTGGAGTAAGTTTTATGAAAAGTTGGCTACAGTTATAGCACCTTTTGTTTTAACTGTTTTCATTCTTGGATTTATATGGACTAACAATAAGCTTTACATTACTTCAGGATTTTTGGCAACAGTATTTTACTGGTATGGAACATCATTAATATCTGCCGTTGCTGAAGTTGGTAATATTCCGTATTTTTCTATATTCTTTTTTGATGTTGTATTTTTAGTGATTGGTTTTTATATGTTAAACAGTAAAAAGGTAAGTTTTTCGTGA
- a CDS encoding pseudouridine synthase produces the protein MRLDKFLSNQGFGSRSQVQKLIKKGFVKVNDEIVKDPSYHIDPMKDKVELEDEEILYKENHYFMLNKPAGYITATEDEEYPTVLDLFSDLPIASKLFPVGRLDIDTEGLLILTTDGQFGHRLSHPKWNIEKEYYAIVEGDISNIDFSESENKGIYLKKEKYQTKPFKVKVLNTSKDKSEILITLTEGKYHIVKRIMQELGYPVLYLKRIRIGNLKLDEDLLPGEFRELTEKEIKDLKKLIKMND, from the coding sequence ATTAGATTAGACAAATTTTTATCAAATCAAGGATTTGGTAGTAGAAGTCAAGTTCAAAAGCTTATAAAAAAAGGTTTTGTCAAAGTAAATGATGAGATTGTAAAAGACCCATCTTATCATATAGACCCAATGAAAGATAAAGTCGAGCTTGAAGATGAAGAGATATTGTATAAAGAAAATCATTATTTTATGTTAAATAAACCTGCCGGTTACATCACAGCAACAGAAGATGAAGAATATCCAACAGTTCTAGATTTATTCTCAGATTTACCGATAGCTTCTAAGCTCTTTCCGGTAGGAAGGCTTGATATAGATACAGAAGGACTTTTAATTCTAACAACAGATGGACAATTTGGACACAGGCTTTCTCACCCAAAATGGAATATAGAAAAAGAATACTATGCAATCGTTGAAGGAGACATTTCTAACATTGATTTTTCTGAGTCTGAAAATAAAGGAATATATCTAAAAAAAGAAAAATATCAAACGAAACCATTTAAAGTAAAAGTCTTAAACACTTCAAAAGATAAATCAGAGATTTTAATCACACTTACAGAAGGCAAGTATCATATTGTTAAAAGAATTATGCAGGAGCTTGGATATCCTGTATTATATTTAAAAAGAATTAGAATAGGCAATCTAAAACTTGATGAAGATTTGCTGCCCGGCGAATTTAGAGAGCTTACGGAAAAAGAAATAAAAGATCTAAAAAAACTTATAAAGATGAATGATTAA